One genomic region from Nymphaea colorata isolate Beijing-Zhang1983 chromosome 10, ASM883128v2, whole genome shotgun sequence encodes:
- the LOC116262845 gene encoding 1-acyl-sn-glycerol-3-phosphate acyltransferase BAT2, chloroplastic-like, with protein MNTICGPSFSCPDFVWVPSSLKNIAISLKSPHFHARPIFPGFQRGKSSGNSGLSCVLRHRDSASVNYCFPHTRVSRYTNRQCAAKAELSGTGIPASSSSSSVNFSTDVSFYSRIRGICFYIVTGVVAIPLFLLMVMVHPLVLLFDRYRRRFQHLVAKIWASASIYCFCKIEFEGLENLPAPDLPAVYVSNHQSFLDIYTLLTLGRTFKFISKRAIFLIPVIGWAMFIMGLIPLRRMDNKSQLECLKRCIDIVKKGASVFFFPEGTRSKDGRLGPFKKGAFSVAAKTGAPIVPISLMGTGKMMPSGKEAILNSGSIRVIIHESLMGNNADELCSRARDVIAQGLVLHGYGVQ; from the exons ATGAACACCATTTGCGGTCCCTCTTTCAGTTGTCCGGACTTCGTATGGGTTCCTTCTTCTTTGAAGAACATTGCCATCTCCCTGAAAAGCCCTCATTTTCACGCCCGGCCGATCTTCCccg GGTTTCAGAGAGGGAAGAGTAGTGGGAATTCCGGCCTCTCCTGCGTCCTCCGGCATCGAGATTCAGCGTCGGTCAACTACTGCTTTCCTCACACAAGAGTATCGCGATATACCAATAGGCAATGTGCAGCAAAGGCAGAACTTTCTGGCACAGGGAtccctgcttcttcttcttcttcttctgtcaATTTCTCCacag ATGTCTCCTTTTATTCGAGAATCCGGGGAATATGTTTCTACATTGTGACGGGAGTCGTGGCGATTCCGTTGTTCCTGTTGATGGTTATGGTTCATCCCCTTGTTCTATTGTTCGACCGCTACAGAAGGAGATTTCAGCACCTTGTGGCTAAGATTTGGGCAAGTGCATCAATTTACTGCTTTTGCAAGATTGAGTTTGAGGGACTGGAGAATTTACCTGCGCCAGATTTGCCGGCTGTTTACGTCTCGAATCATCAGAGTTTCTTGGATATCTACACGCTTCTGACTTTGGGGAGGACCTTTAAATTCATCAGCAAGAGGGCTATCTTCCTCATTCCCGTCATTGGTTGGGCTATGTTTATAATGGGTCTCATCCCATTGCGCCGAATGGATAACAAGAGCCAATTG GAGTGTTTGAAGAGGTGTATAGATATTGTGAAGAAAGGggcttctgttttctttttcccagaGGGCACGAGAAGTAAGGATGGAAGGTTGGGCCCGTTTAAG AAAGGAGCATTCAGTGTTGCTGCTAAGACCGGAGCGCCAATTGTGCCAATCAGCTTGATGGGTACTGGGAAGATGATGCCTAGTGGAAAGGAAGCGATCTTGAATTCAGGATCTATTAGAGTAATAATACACGAGAGTTTAATGGGTAACAATGCTGATGAGCTATGTAGTAGAGCACGAGATGTCATTGCTCAAGGACTTGTTCTTCATGGATATGGTGTTCAATGA